The DNA segment GGGGCCAACTGGTTGCGACTGGCGGCTGATCAGCGCTTCTGGCTGGATGCCGGACAAACCGCCCGATTCGCCCTGATCTCGGTGAGTTTTGAGTTGCTGTTGGCCCTGGCCATTGCATTGTTGCTGCATCAACGCTGGCGCGGTCGGGGTGCCGTTCGCGCCCTAACCCTGCTGCCCTGGGCCCTACCCACAACGATGATGGCCTTGGGCTGGCGCTGGATCTTCAACACGCCTTACGGCCCGATCGAGGTGCTGGCACGAAGCCTTGGCCTCGGCTCCCTGGATCTGCTGTCCACCCCATCGATCACCTGGCTGGTGACGGTGTTTGCGGATGTCTGGAAAACAACGCCCTTCATCACGCTGATTCTTCTGGCAGGGCTCCAGAGCATTCCCGACGACCTCTACAGCGCCTTTCGCCTGGAAGGGGGAACGCCCCTTCAGGCACTTCGCAGGGTCACCCTGCCACTGCTGCTCCCCTACATCCTTCTGAGCCTTCTGTTCCGTTTGGCTCAGGCTTTCGGGGTGTTTGATCTGGTCCAGGTGCTCACTGGTGGCGGTCCCGCCGGCAGTACCGAAAGCATCGCCCTGTATGCCTACCTCAACGGCATGCGCTTCCTCGATTTCGGCTACAGCGCCACCGTGATGCTCGCGGGATTTCTGCTGCTCACCGCACTGATTCTGGCGGGCACGTTGCTGCTGAAGAGCGTCGGCCTGTTGAGGCCCCTCGACCGATGACACGTGGATCGATGACACCTGGATTGATGACACAACGTTCCCTCTGGATTGCACT comes from the Synechococcus sp. A15-62 genome and includes:
- a CDS encoding carbohydrate ABC transporter permease, coding for MTMLLAAPALLLIAVVFGWPMLRYSWLSFHADSVLTGLEPVANGGANWLRLAADQRFWLDAGQTARFALISVSFELLLALAIALLLHQRWRGRGAVRALTLLPWALPTTMMALGWRWIFNTPYGPIEVLARSLGLGSLDLLSTPSITWLVTVFADVWKTTPFITLILLAGLQSIPDDLYSAFRLEGGTPLQALRRVTLPLLLPYILLSLLFRLAQAFGVFDLVQVLTGGGPAGSTESIALYAYLNGMRFLDFGYSATVMLAGFLLLTALILAGTLLLKSVGLLRPLDR